A region of Desulfuromonas thiophila DNA encodes the following proteins:
- the hcp gene encoding hydroxylamine reductase, with the protein MSMFCFQCQEAARGTGCTRVGMCGKQESTANLQDLLVFSLKGLALAAQRARTKQLDLADTGLFICQALFATITNANFDDQRISALIQDALRRRDAFKAQLGLTTGPDCLSWNGSEANYAAKAAEVGVLSQPNEDVRSLRELLVYGLKGMAAYADHAAMLGFEKPEIYDFMIDALTSTTEELSVEAMIGQVMKCGEVAVTTMALLDEANTTRYGNPEISRVKLGVRDRPGILISGHDLHDMEDLLRQTEGSGVDVYTHSEMLPAHYYPAFKKYDHFVGNYGNAWWQQNKEFAAFNGPILMTTNCITPVQDAYKDRIYTTGMAGWPGVPHIAERPEGGSKDFSALIAQAKTCAPPTELEQGEIVGGFAHAQVMALADKVVAAVKSGAIRRFVVMAGCDGRHTSRSYFTEVAQELPGDTVILTAGCAKYRYNKLQLGDIGGIPRVLDAGQCNDSYSLAYIALKLKEVFGLDDINELPISYDIAWYEQKAVVVLLALLFLGVKGIRLGPTLPAFLSPNVAKVLVENFNIKAIGSVQEDVAAIMAGQ; encoded by the coding sequence ATGAGTATGTTCTGTTTTCAGTGTCAGGAAGCCGCCCGCGGCACCGGTTGCACCAGGGTCGGCATGTGCGGCAAGCAGGAAAGCACCGCCAACCTGCAGGATCTGCTGGTGTTCAGCCTGAAAGGTCTGGCGCTGGCGGCGCAGCGGGCCCGCACGAAACAGCTCGATCTGGCCGATACCGGCCTGTTTATCTGTCAGGCCCTGTTCGCCACCATCACCAACGCCAATTTCGACGATCAGCGCATCAGTGCCCTGATTCAGGATGCCCTGCGGCGGCGCGACGCCTTCAAGGCCCAGCTGGGTCTGACCACCGGCCCCGACTGCCTGAGCTGGAACGGCAGCGAAGCCAACTATGCCGCCAAGGCCGCCGAGGTGGGGGTGCTGTCGCAGCCCAACGAGGATGTCCGCTCCCTGCGCGAACTGCTGGTCTACGGCCTCAAGGGCATGGCCGCCTATGCCGATCATGCCGCCATGCTCGGGTTCGAGAAACCGGAAATCTATGATTTCATGATTGACGCCCTGACTTCCACCACCGAGGAACTCAGCGTCGAGGCCATGATCGGCCAAGTGATGAAATGCGGCGAGGTGGCGGTGACCACCATGGCCCTGCTGGACGAGGCCAACACCACGCGTTACGGTAATCCCGAGATCAGCCGGGTCAAGCTGGGCGTGCGCGACCGCCCCGGCATTCTCATCTCCGGTCACGATCTGCACGACATGGAGGATCTGCTCCGCCAGACCGAGGGCAGCGGCGTCGATGTCTACACCCACAGCGAGATGCTGCCGGCCCATTACTACCCGGCCTTCAAGAAATACGACCATTTCGTCGGCAACTACGGCAACGCCTGGTGGCAGCAGAACAAGGAGTTCGCCGCCTTCAACGGTCCCATCCTGATGACCACCAACTGCATCACGCCGGTGCAGGATGCCTATAAGGATCGCATCTACACCACCGGCATGGCCGGCTGGCCCGGTGTGCCGCATATCGCCGAGCGGCCCGAGGGTGGCAGCAAGGATTTTTCCGCCCTGATCGCCCAGGCCAAAACCTGTGCCCCGCCCACCGAGCTGGAACAGGGCGAGATTGTCGGCGGCTTTGCCCATGCCCAGGTGATGGCCCTGGCCGACAAGGTGGTGGCGGCAGTGAAATCCGGCGCCATCAGGCGCTTCGTTGTCATGGCCGGCTGTGACGGCCGCCACACCAGCCGCAGCTACTTCACCGAGGTGGCGCAGGAACTGCCGGGTGATACCGTCATTCTCACCGCCGGCTGCGCCAAGTACCGCTACAACAAGCTGCAGCTGGGCGATATCGGCGGCATTCCGCGCGTGCTCGATGCCGGCCAGTGCAACGATTCCTACTCGCTGGCTTATATCGCCCTGAAGCTCAAGGAGGTGTTCGGCCTCGACGACATCAACGAACTGCCCATCTCCTACGATATCGCCTGGTACGAGCAGAAGGCGGTGGTGGTGCTGCTGGCGCTGCTGTTCCTCGGCGTCAAGGGCATCCGCCTTGGCCCCACCCTGCCGGCCTTTCTGTCGCCCAACGTGGCCAAGGTGCTGGTGGAGAATTTCAACATCAAGGCCATCGGCAGCGTGCAGGAGGATGTCGCGGCC
- a CDS encoding MFS transporter gives MSARRAPAPRALVLLLCAAEVLSMTGFAAYPALLPLLQHHWQLSSSAAGLISGAFFAGYMVATPLLVGLTDRYDTRRIYLLACLLASAGSLGFALLARGLWTALLFQALVGAGLAGTYMPGLRLLTDHFQGSVPSRAVAFYTATFGLGTTASLLLAGALQPLGWPWVFGCAAFGPLLAGALVFVRLPPAAPVPSGAPPGLLFDFRPVLRNRAAMGYILGYAAHCWELFGLRSWLPAFFAFSLALHASSGGFWFGAAALAAWINLLGPAASILGNEAAVRYGRRRFICATMLVSSVLACLVGFTANWPMALLFPLTAFYFLWVMADSAALTAGLVAATEPGRKGATMALHALLGFGAGFVAPLAFGLVLDLGGGRDSVTAWGLAFASLGVWSLLAALAASRRRAP, from the coding sequence ATGAGCGCCCGGCGCGCCCCGGCCCCGCGCGCACTGGTGCTGCTGCTGTGTGCCGCCGAGGTTCTCAGCATGACCGGTTTTGCCGCCTATCCGGCCCTGTTGCCGCTGCTGCAACACCACTGGCAGCTGAGCAGTTCGGCCGCCGGCCTTATCAGTGGCGCCTTCTTCGCCGGCTACATGGTAGCCACGCCCCTGCTGGTCGGTTTGACCGACCGCTACGACACCCGCCGCATCTATCTGCTGGCCTGCCTGCTGGCCAGCGCCGGCAGCCTCGGCTTTGCCCTGCTGGCCAGGGGCCTGTGGACGGCGCTGCTGTTCCAGGCTCTGGTCGGCGCCGGTCTGGCCGGCACCTACATGCCGGGCCTGCGCCTGCTGACCGATCATTTCCAGGGCAGCGTGCCCAGCCGCGCGGTGGCCTTCTATACCGCCACCTTCGGCCTGGGCACCACCGCCTCGCTGCTGCTGGCCGGCGCCCTGCAACCGCTGGGTTGGCCCTGGGTATTCGGCTGCGCCGCCTTCGGCCCCCTGCTGGCCGGGGCGCTGGTGTTCGTTCGCCTGCCGCCAGCAGCGCCGGTTCCCAGCGGCGCGCCGCCGGGGCTGCTGTTCGATTTCCGCCCGGTGCTGCGCAACCGCGCCGCCATGGGCTACATTCTTGGCTATGCCGCCCACTGCTGGGAACTGTTCGGCCTGCGCTCCTGGCTGCCGGCCTTCTTCGCCTTCAGCCTGGCCCTCCATGCCAGCAGCGGCGGCTTCTGGTTCGGTGCCGCCGCCCTGGCCGCCTGGATCAACCTGCTCGGTCCGGCCGCCAGCATCCTGGGCAACGAGGCCGCCGTGCGCTACGGCCGGCGCCGCTTTATTTGCGCCACCATGCTGGTGTCGTCGGTGCTGGCCTGCCTGGTCGGCTTCACCGCCAACTGGCCCATGGCCCTGCTGTTTCCCCTCACCGCCTTCTACTTCCTCTGGGTGATGGCCGACTCGGCCGCTCTCACCGCCGGCCTGGTGGCGGCGACGGAGCCCGGCCGCAAGGGTGCCACCATGGCGCTGCACGCCCTGCTGGGCTTCGGCGCCGGCTTTGTCGCGCCACTGGCCTTCGGTCTGGTGCTCGACCTGGGCGGCGGCCGCGACTCGGTCACCGCCTGGGGTTTGGCCTTCGCCAGCCTTGGCGTTTGGTCGCTGCTGGCCGCCCTAGCCGCGAGCCGGCGGCGCGCACCCTAA